In Pan troglodytes isolate AG18354 chromosome 21, NHGRI_mPanTro3-v2.0_pri, whole genome shotgun sequence, one genomic interval encodes:
- the ADRM1 gene encoding proteasomal ubiquitin receptor ADRM1 isoform X3, which yields MTTSGALFPSLVPGSRGASNKYLVEFRAGKMSLKGTTVTPDKRKGLVYIQQTDDSLIHFCWKDRTSGNVEDEPKTDQDEEHCRKVNEYLNNPPMPGALGASGSSGHELSALGGEGGLQSLLGNMSHSQLMQLIGPAGLGGLGGLGALTGPGLASLLGSSGPPGSSSSSSSRSQSAAVTPSSTTSSTRATPAPSAPAAASATSPSPAPSSGNGASTAASPTQPIQLSDLQSILATMNVPAGPAGGQQVDLASVLTPEIMAPILANADVQERLLPYLPSGESLPQTADEIQNTLTSPQFQQALGMFSAALASGQLGPLMCQFGLPAEAVEAANKGDVEAFAKAMQNNAKPEQKEGDTKDKKDEEEDMSLD from the exons ATGACGACCTCGGGCGCGCTCTTTCCAAGCCTGGTGCCAGGCTCTCGGGGCGCCTCCAACAAGTACTTGGTGGAGTTTCGGGCGGGAAAGATGTCCCTGAAGGGGACCACCGTGACTCCGGATAAGCGGAAAGGGCTGGTGTACATTCAGCAGACGGACGACTCGCTTATTCACTTCTGCTGGAAGGACAGGACGTCCGGGAACGTGGAAGAC GAACCCAAGACAGACCAGGATGAGGAGCATTGCCGGAAAGTCAACGAGTATCTGAACAACCCCCCGATGCCTGGGGCGCTGGGGGCCAGCGGAAGCAGCGGCCACGAACTCTCTGCGCTAGGCG GTGAGGGCGGCCTGCAGAGCCTGCTGGGAAACATGAGCCACAGCCAGCTCATGCAGCTCATCGGACCAGCCGGCCTCGGAGGACTGG GTGGGCTGGGGGCCCTGACTGGACCTGGCCTGGCCAGCTTACTGGGGAGCAGTGGGCCTCCAGGGAGCAGCTCTTCCTCCAG CTCCCGGAGCCAGTCGGCAGCGGTCACCCCGTCATCCACCACCTCTTCCACCCGTGCCACCCCAGCCCCTTCCGCTCCAGCAGCTGCCTCAGCAACTAGCCCGAGCCCCGCGCCCAGTTCCGGGAATGGAGCCAGCACAGCAGCCAGCCCGACCCAGCCCATCCAGCTGAGTGACCTCCAGAGCATCCTGGCCACGATGAACGTACCAGCCGGGCCAGCAGGCGGCCAGCAAG TGGACCTGGCCAGTGTGCTGACGCCGGAGATAATGGCTCCCATCCTCGCCAACGCGGATGTCCAGGAGCGCCTGCTTCCCTACTTGCCATCTGGGGAGTCGCTGCCGCAGACCGCGGATGAGATCCAGAATACCCTGACCTCGCCCCAGTTCCAGCAG GCCCTGGGCATGTTCAGCGCAGCCTTGGCCTCGGGGCAGCTGGGCCCCCTCATGTGCCAGTTCGGTCTGCCTGCAGAGGCTGTGGAGGCCGCCAACAAGGGCG ATGTGGAAGCGTTTGCCAAAGCCATGCAGAACAACGCCAAGCCCGAGCAGAAAGAGGGCGACACGAAGGACAAGAAGGACGAAGAGGAGGACATGAGCCTGGACTGA
- the ADRM1 gene encoding proteasomal ubiquitin receptor ADRM1 isoform X4, producing MTTSGALFPSLVPGSRGASNKYLVEFRAGKMSLKGTTVTPDKRKGLVYIQQTDDSLIHFCWKDRTSGNVEDEPKTDQDEEHCRKVNEYLNNPPMPGALGASGSSGHELSALGGEGGLQSLLGNMSHSQLMQLIGPAGLGGLGGLGALTGPGLASLLGSSGPPGSSSSSSSRSQSAAVTPSSTTSSTRATPAPSAPAAASATSPSPAPSSGNGASTAASPTQPIQLSDLQSILATMNVPAGPAGGQQVDLASVLTPEIMAPILANADVQERLLPYLPSGESLPQTADEIQNTLTSPQFQQMWKRLPKPCRTTPSPSRKRATRRTRRTKRRT from the exons ATGACGACCTCGGGCGCGCTCTTTCCAAGCCTGGTGCCAGGCTCTCGGGGCGCCTCCAACAAGTACTTGGTGGAGTTTCGGGCGGGAAAGATGTCCCTGAAGGGGACCACCGTGACTCCGGATAAGCGGAAAGGGCTGGTGTACATTCAGCAGACGGACGACTCGCTTATTCACTTCTGCTGGAAGGACAGGACGTCCGGGAACGTGGAAGAC GAACCCAAGACAGACCAGGATGAGGAGCATTGCCGGAAAGTCAACGAGTATCTGAACAACCCCCCGATGCCTGGGGCGCTGGGGGCCAGCGGAAGCAGCGGCCACGAACTCTCTGCGCTAGGCG GTGAGGGCGGCCTGCAGAGCCTGCTGGGAAACATGAGCCACAGCCAGCTCATGCAGCTCATCGGACCAGCCGGCCTCGGAGGACTGG GTGGGCTGGGGGCCCTGACTGGACCTGGCCTGGCCAGCTTACTGGGGAGCAGTGGGCCTCCAGGGAGCAGCTCTTCCTCCAG CTCCCGGAGCCAGTCGGCAGCGGTCACCCCGTCATCCACCACCTCTTCCACCCGTGCCACCCCAGCCCCTTCCGCTCCAGCAGCTGCCTCAGCAACTAGCCCGAGCCCCGCGCCCAGTTCCGGGAATGGAGCCAGCACAGCAGCCAGCCCGACCCAGCCCATCCAGCTGAGTGACCTCCAGAGCATCCTGGCCACGATGAACGTACCAGCCGGGCCAGCAGGCGGCCAGCAAG TGGACCTGGCCAGTGTGCTGACGCCGGAGATAATGGCTCCCATCCTCGCCAACGCGGATGTCCAGGAGCGCCTGCTTCCCTACTTGCCATCTGGGGAGTCGCTGCCGCAGACCGCGGATGAGATCCAGAATACCCTGACCTCGCCCCAGTTCCAGCAG ATGTGGAAGCGTTTGCCAAAGCCATGCAGAACAACGCCAAGCCCGAGCAGAAAGAGGGCGACACGAAGGACAAGAAGGACGAAGAGGAGGACATGA
- the ADRM1 gene encoding proteasomal ubiquitin receptor ADRM1 isoform X1, producing MTTSGALFPSLVPGSRGASNKYLVEFRAGKMSLKGTTVTPDKRKGLVYIQQTDDSLIHFCWKDRTSGNVEDDLIIFPDDCEFKRVPQCPSGRVYVLKFKAGSKRLFFWMQEPKTDQDEEHCRKVNEYLNNPPMPGALGASGSSGHELSALGGEGGLQSLLGNMSHSQLMQLIGPAGLGGLGGLGALTGPGLASLLGSSGPPGSSSSSSSRSQSAAVTPSSTTSSTRATPAPSAPAAASATSPSPAPSSGNGASTAASPTQPIQLSDLQSILATMNVPAGPAGGQQVDLASVLTPEIMAPILANADVQERLLPYLPSGESLPQTADEIQNTLTSPQFQQALGMFSAALASGQLGPLMCQFGLPAEAVEAANKGDVEAFAKAMQNNAKPEQKEGDTKDKKDEEEDMSLD from the exons ATGACGACCTCGGGCGCGCTCTTTCCAAGCCTGGTGCCAGGCTCTCGGGGCGCCTCCAACAAGTACTTGGTGGAGTTTCGGGCGGGAAAGATGTCCCTGAAGGGGACCACCGTGACTCCGGATAAGCGGAAAGGGCTGGTGTACATTCAGCAGACGGACGACTCGCTTATTCACTTCTGCTGGAAGGACAGGACGTCCGGGAACGTGGAAGAC GACTTGATCATCTTCCCTGACGACTGTGAGTTCAAGCGGGTGCCGCAGTGCCCCAGCGGGAGGGTCTACGTGCTGAAGTTCAAGGCAGGGTCCAAGCGGCTTTTCTTCTGGATGCAG GAACCCAAGACAGACCAGGATGAGGAGCATTGCCGGAAAGTCAACGAGTATCTGAACAACCCCCCGATGCCTGGGGCGCTGGGGGCCAGCGGAAGCAGCGGCCACGAACTCTCTGCGCTAGGCG GTGAGGGCGGCCTGCAGAGCCTGCTGGGAAACATGAGCCACAGCCAGCTCATGCAGCTCATCGGACCAGCCGGCCTCGGAGGACTGG GTGGGCTGGGGGCCCTGACTGGACCTGGCCTGGCCAGCTTACTGGGGAGCAGTGGGCCTCCAGGGAGCAGCTCTTCCTCCAG CTCCCGGAGCCAGTCGGCAGCGGTCACCCCGTCATCCACCACCTCTTCCACCCGTGCCACCCCAGCCCCTTCCGCTCCAGCAGCTGCCTCAGCAACTAGCCCGAGCCCCGCGCCCAGTTCCGGGAATGGAGCCAGCACAGCAGCCAGCCCGACCCAGCCCATCCAGCTGAGTGACCTCCAGAGCATCCTGGCCACGATGAACGTACCAGCCGGGCCAGCAGGCGGCCAGCAAG TGGACCTGGCCAGTGTGCTGACGCCGGAGATAATGGCTCCCATCCTCGCCAACGCGGATGTCCAGGAGCGCCTGCTTCCCTACTTGCCATCTGGGGAGTCGCTGCCGCAGACCGCGGATGAGATCCAGAATACCCTGACCTCGCCCCAGTTCCAGCAG GCCCTGGGCATGTTCAGCGCAGCCTTGGCCTCGGGGCAGCTGGGCCCCCTCATGTGCCAGTTCGGTCTGCCTGCAGAGGCTGTGGAGGCCGCCAACAAGGGCG ATGTGGAAGCGTTTGCCAAAGCCATGCAGAACAACGCCAAGCCCGAGCAGAAAGAGGGCGACACGAAGGACAAGAAGGACGAAGAGGAGGACATGAGCCTGGACTGA
- the ADRM1 gene encoding proteasomal ubiquitin receptor ADRM1 isoform X2, with translation MTTSGALFPSLVPGSRGASNKYLVEFRAGKMSLKGTTVTPDKRKGLVYIQQTDDSLIHFCWKDRTSGNVEDDLIIFPDDCEFKRVPQCPSGRVYVLKFKAGSKRLFFWMQEPKTDQDEEHCRKVNEYLNNPPMPGALGASGSSGHELSALGGEGGLQSLLGNMSHSQLMQLIGPAGLGGLGGLGALTGPGLASLLGSSGPPGSSSSSSSRSQSAAVTPSSTTSSTRATPAPSAPAAASATSPSPAPSSGNGASTAASPTQPIQLSDLQSILATMNVPAGPAGGQQVDLASVLTPEIMAPILANADVQERLLPYLPSGESLPQTADEIQNTLTSPQFQQMWKRLPKPCRTTPSPSRKRATRRTRRTKRRT, from the exons ATGACGACCTCGGGCGCGCTCTTTCCAAGCCTGGTGCCAGGCTCTCGGGGCGCCTCCAACAAGTACTTGGTGGAGTTTCGGGCGGGAAAGATGTCCCTGAAGGGGACCACCGTGACTCCGGATAAGCGGAAAGGGCTGGTGTACATTCAGCAGACGGACGACTCGCTTATTCACTTCTGCTGGAAGGACAGGACGTCCGGGAACGTGGAAGAC GACTTGATCATCTTCCCTGACGACTGTGAGTTCAAGCGGGTGCCGCAGTGCCCCAGCGGGAGGGTCTACGTGCTGAAGTTCAAGGCAGGGTCCAAGCGGCTTTTCTTCTGGATGCAG GAACCCAAGACAGACCAGGATGAGGAGCATTGCCGGAAAGTCAACGAGTATCTGAACAACCCCCCGATGCCTGGGGCGCTGGGGGCCAGCGGAAGCAGCGGCCACGAACTCTCTGCGCTAGGCG GTGAGGGCGGCCTGCAGAGCCTGCTGGGAAACATGAGCCACAGCCAGCTCATGCAGCTCATCGGACCAGCCGGCCTCGGAGGACTGG GTGGGCTGGGGGCCCTGACTGGACCTGGCCTGGCCAGCTTACTGGGGAGCAGTGGGCCTCCAGGGAGCAGCTCTTCCTCCAG CTCCCGGAGCCAGTCGGCAGCGGTCACCCCGTCATCCACCACCTCTTCCACCCGTGCCACCCCAGCCCCTTCCGCTCCAGCAGCTGCCTCAGCAACTAGCCCGAGCCCCGCGCCCAGTTCCGGGAATGGAGCCAGCACAGCAGCCAGCCCGACCCAGCCCATCCAGCTGAGTGACCTCCAGAGCATCCTGGCCACGATGAACGTACCAGCCGGGCCAGCAGGCGGCCAGCAAG TGGACCTGGCCAGTGTGCTGACGCCGGAGATAATGGCTCCCATCCTCGCCAACGCGGATGTCCAGGAGCGCCTGCTTCCCTACTTGCCATCTGGGGAGTCGCTGCCGCAGACCGCGGATGAGATCCAGAATACCCTGACCTCGCCCCAGTTCCAGCAG ATGTGGAAGCGTTTGCCAAAGCCATGCAGAACAACGCCAAGCCCGAGCAGAAAGAGGGCGACACGAAGGACAAGAAGGACGAAGAGGAGGACATGA